A section of the Caballeronia sp. M1242 genome encodes:
- the hisI gene encoding phosphoribosyl-AMP cyclohydrolase has product MSDPTNWLDKVKWDANGLVPVIAQEASTNDVLMFAWMNREALAKTIELKRAVYFSRSRQRLWFKGEESGHVQHVYEVRLDCDEDVVLLKVEQVSGIACHTGRHSCFFQKFEGTAEGGEWVAVEPVLKDPESIYK; this is encoded by the coding sequence GTGAGCGACCCGACGAATTGGCTCGATAAGGTGAAGTGGGACGCGAACGGCCTCGTGCCCGTCATCGCGCAGGAAGCATCGACCAACGACGTGCTGATGTTCGCGTGGATGAACCGCGAAGCGTTGGCGAAAACCATCGAACTGAAGCGCGCCGTGTACTTCTCGCGCTCGCGACAGCGCCTGTGGTTCAAGGGCGAAGAATCGGGGCACGTGCAGCACGTGTACGAAGTGCGGCTCGATTGCGATGAAGATGTCGTGCTGCTCAAGGTCGAGCAGGTGTCGGGCATCGCGTGCCATACGGGCCGCCATTCCTGCTTCTTCCAGAAATTCGAGGGAACGGCCGAGGGCGGCGAGTGGGTCGCCGTCGAGCCGGTCCTGAAAGACCCAGAAAGCATTTACAAATGA
- the hisF gene encoding imidazole glycerol phosphate synthase subunit HisF: MALAKRIIPCLDVTAGRVVKGVNFVELRDAGDPVEIARRYDDQGADELTFLDITATSDQRDLILPIIEAVASQVFIPLTVGGGVRAVEDVRRLLNAGADKISMNSSAVANPQLVRDASDKHGSQCIVVAIDAKRVSGEGEPPRWEVFTHGGRKATGIDAVEWARKMAELGAGEILLTSMDRDGTKAGFDLALTRAVSDAVPVPVIASGGVGSLKHLADGIVEGHADAVLAASIFHYGEHTVGEAKRFMADQGISVRI, encoded by the coding sequence ATGGCTCTCGCAAAACGCATCATCCCCTGTCTCGACGTGACCGCTGGGCGCGTGGTGAAGGGCGTCAACTTCGTCGAACTGCGCGACGCGGGCGATCCCGTCGAAATCGCGCGACGCTACGACGATCAGGGCGCCGACGAACTCACGTTCCTCGACATCACCGCGACGTCCGATCAGCGCGATCTCATTTTGCCGATCATCGAGGCGGTGGCCTCGCAGGTCTTCATTCCGCTGACCGTCGGCGGCGGTGTGCGCGCGGTCGAGGACGTCCGGCGCTTGCTGAACGCGGGCGCGGACAAGATCAGCATGAACTCCTCGGCGGTGGCAAATCCGCAACTCGTGCGCGACGCGTCGGACAAGCACGGCTCGCAGTGCATCGTCGTCGCGATCGACGCGAAGCGCGTGTCGGGAGAAGGCGAGCCGCCGCGCTGGGAAGTGTTCACGCACGGCGGCCGCAAGGCGACCGGCATCGACGCAGTGGAATGGGCGCGCAAGATGGCCGAACTCGGCGCGGGCGAAATCCTGCTGACCAGCATGGATCGCGACGGCACGAAAGCCGGCTTCGATCTGGCGCTGACGCGCGCCGTGTCGGATGCCGTGCCTGTGCCGGTGATCGCGTCGGGCGGCGTCGGGTCCCTGAAGCATCTGGCGGACGGCATCGTCGAAGGGCACGCCGACGCCGTGCTCGCCGCAAGCATCTTCCACTACGGCGAGCATACGGTCGGCGAAGCGAAGCGTTTCATGGCCGATCAAGGCATTTCGGTGAGGATCTGA
- the hisA gene encoding 1-(5-phosphoribosyl)-5-[(5-phosphoribosylamino)methylideneamino]imidazole-4-carboxamide isomerase — MLLIPAIDLKDGQCVRLKQGDMDQATIFSEDPAAMARHWVDKGARRLHLVDLNGAFAGKPKNGDAIRAIIEEVGSEIPVQLGGGIRDLNTIERYLDDGLSYVIIGTAAVKNPGFLQDACSAFGGHIIVGLDAKDGKVATDGWSKLTGHEVVDLGRKFEDYGCESIIYTDIGRDGMLQGINIDATVRLAQAVKIPVIASGGLSSISDIESLCEVEDEGIEGVICGRAIYSGDLDFKAAQTRADALREADDA; from the coding sequence ATGCTGCTCATTCCGGCCATCGATCTCAAAGACGGTCAGTGCGTGCGCCTGAAGCAAGGCGATATGGACCAGGCGACCATTTTTTCAGAAGATCCGGCGGCGATGGCCCGGCATTGGGTCGATAAGGGCGCGCGCAGACTCCACCTGGTCGACCTGAACGGCGCGTTCGCGGGCAAGCCGAAGAACGGCGACGCCATTCGGGCGATCATCGAAGAAGTGGGCAGCGAGATTCCGGTGCAGCTCGGCGGCGGCATCCGCGACCTGAACACCATCGAACGCTATCTGGACGACGGCCTTTCGTACGTGATCATCGGCACGGCGGCGGTGAAGAATCCGGGTTTTCTGCAAGACGCGTGCAGCGCGTTCGGCGGGCACATCATCGTCGGACTGGACGCGAAAGACGGCAAGGTCGCCACCGACGGCTGGAGCAAGCTGACCGGCCACGAAGTCGTGGACCTCGGCCGCAAGTTCGAGGACTACGGCTGCGAGTCGATCATCTACACGGACATCGGCCGCGACGGCATGCTTCAGGGCATCAACATCGACGCGACGGTGCGGCTCGCGCAAGCGGTCAAGATTCCGGTGATCGCAAGCGGCGGGTTGTCGAGCATCTCGGACATCGAATCGCTCTGCGAAGTCGAGGACGAAGGCATCGAAGGCGTGATCTGCGGACGCGCGATCTATTCGGGCGATCTCGATTTCAAAGCGGCGCAAACGCGCGCCGACGCGCTGCGCGAAGCGGACGACGCTTAA
- the hisH gene encoding imidazole glycerol phosphate synthase subunit HisH, translating into MKTSIAIVDYGMGNLRSVYQALKKAAPDADVAIVDQPQAIHAADRIVLPGQGAMRDCMAHLGQSGLQEAVMQASREKPMLGVCVGEQMLFDWSEEGDTRGLGLFPGKVVRFQLEGRVQDDGSRFKVPQMGWNRVRQTQAHPVWDGIADGAFFYFVHSYHVAPENPAHTSGETVYGDAFTSAVARDNIFATQFHPEKSADAGLRLYRNFVHWNP; encoded by the coding sequence ATGAAAACTTCGATTGCGATTGTTGATTACGGAATGGGCAACCTGCGCTCGGTGTATCAGGCGCTGAAGAAGGCCGCGCCCGACGCGGACGTGGCGATCGTCGATCAGCCGCAGGCCATTCACGCGGCCGATCGCATCGTGCTGCCGGGACAGGGCGCGATGCGCGACTGCATGGCGCATCTCGGGCAATCGGGCCTCCAGGAAGCGGTGATGCAGGCGTCGCGCGAAAAGCCGATGCTCGGCGTGTGCGTCGGCGAGCAGATGCTCTTCGACTGGAGCGAAGAAGGCGACACGCGCGGCCTCGGCCTGTTCCCGGGCAAGGTGGTGCGTTTTCAGCTCGAAGGCCGCGTGCAGGACGACGGCTCGCGCTTCAAAGTGCCGCAGATGGGCTGGAACCGCGTGCGCCAGACGCAGGCGCATCCGGTCTGGGACGGCATCGCGGACGGCGCGTTCTTCTACTTCGTGCACAGCTATCACGTCGCGCCGGAGAACCCGGCGCACACATCGGGCGAAACGGTCTACGGCGATGCGTTCACGTCGGCGGTCGCCCGCGACAACATCTTCGCGACGCAGTTTCACCCGGAAAAGAGCGCCGACGCGGGCTTGCGCCTCTATCGGAACTTCGTTCACTGGAACCCGTGA
- a CDS encoding YchE family NAAT transporter — protein MDLFKSFISLLALINPIGAIPFFLSLTSQQSDVEKRNTIRVACISVFCVIAVTALLGQQIIAFFGISVGSFEVGGGIIMLLMAISMLNAQVGNARSTPEERMEAEERNSIAVVPLAIPLLTGPGSISTVIVYAASAQHWYDRFGLVVLGAIIAALCFGALNLAEPIARWVGRTGINIGTRLMGLMLSALAVEFIVNGLKALMPTLK, from the coding sequence ATGGATCTCTTCAAGTCGTTCATATCCTTGCTCGCGCTGATCAACCCGATCGGCGCAATACCGTTTTTTCTGAGCCTCACCTCGCAGCAATCGGACGTGGAGAAGCGCAACACCATCCGCGTCGCGTGTATTTCGGTGTTCTGCGTGATCGCCGTGACAGCGTTGCTCGGGCAGCAGATCATCGCGTTCTTCGGTATCTCGGTCGGATCGTTCGAAGTGGGCGGCGGCATCATCATGCTGCTCATGGCGATCAGCATGCTGAACGCGCAAGTGGGCAACGCGCGCTCGACGCCCGAAGAGCGCATGGAAGCGGAAGAGCGCAACAGCATCGCAGTCGTGCCGCTCGCCATTCCGCTGCTCACGGGCCCGGGATCGATCAGCACGGTGATCGTCTATGCTGCAAGTGCGCAGCACTGGTACGACCGCTTCGGGCTCGTCGTGCTGGGCGCGATCATCGCGGCGTTGTGCTTCGGCGCGCTGAATCTCGCGGAGCCGATCGCGCGCTGGGTCGGGCGCACCGGAATCAATATCGGCACGCGTCTCATGGGATTGATGCTGTCCGCGCTGGCGGTGGAATTCATCGTCAACGGCTTGAAGGCCCTGATGCCTACCTTGAAATGA
- the hisB gene encoding imidazoleglycerol-phosphate dehydratase HisB, which yields MRIAEVVRNTSETQIRVKLDLDGTGKQKLATGVPFLDHMLDQIARHGLFDLEIEAHGDLHIDDHHTVEDTGITLGQAVAKAIGDRKGIRRYGHSYVPLDEALSRVVIDFSGRPGLEFHVPFTRSRIGTFDVDLTIEFFRGFVNHAGVTLHIDNLRGINAHHQVETVFKAFGRALRMAVEVDERAAGQIPSTKGSL from the coding sequence ATGCGCATTGCGGAAGTCGTTCGCAACACCAGCGAAACGCAGATCCGTGTAAAGCTCGATCTGGACGGCACCGGCAAGCAGAAGCTCGCCACCGGCGTGCCGTTTCTCGATCACATGCTCGACCAGATTGCCCGTCACGGCCTGTTCGACCTCGAAATCGAAGCGCATGGCGACCTTCATATCGACGATCACCATACCGTCGAAGACACCGGCATCACGCTCGGGCAAGCGGTGGCGAAGGCCATCGGCGATCGCAAGGGCATTCGCCGCTATGGTCATTCGTACGTGCCGCTCGACGAGGCGCTGTCGCGCGTCGTGATCGATTTTTCAGGACGGCCGGGGCTCGAATTCCATGTGCCGTTCACGCGCTCGCGCATCGGCACGTTCGATGTCGATCTCACCATCGAATTCTTCCGCGGCTTCGTGAATCATGCGGGCGTGACGCTGCATATCGACAACCTGCGCGGCATCAACGCGCATCATCAGGTCGAGACCGTGTTCAAGGCCTTCGGCCGCGCGCTGCGCATGGCCGTCGAAGTCGACGAACGCGCGGCGGGACAGATTCCATCGACCAAAGGCAGTCTCTGA
- the hisC gene encoding histidinol-phosphate transaminase codes for MTTPIDIIRPDVLAMTSYPVPESTGLIKLDAMENPYTLPDALAQQLGAHLAGVALNRYPAPRPAELIAKLKRAMHVPAACDVLLGNGSDELISMMSVACSKPGAKVVAPVPGFVMYQLSAAFAHLEFIGVPLNADFTLNADALIAAVDEHAPALVYLAYPNNPTGTRYDDADIERVIAAATESLVVIDEAYQPFAERTWMPRAAEFDNVVVMRTVSKLGLAGIRLGYMAGSPAWIAQFDKVRPPYNINVLTQATADFLLDHLDLLDAQAAALREARADLAREVAALPGMTVYPSAGNFLLVRVPDAALAFETLLTSRVLVKNVSKMHPLLTNCVRLTVGTAEENAQMLAALRKLAPN; via the coding sequence ATGACCACACCGATCGACATCATTCGTCCCGACGTTCTCGCGATGACGAGCTATCCCGTGCCGGAATCCACGGGCCTCATCAAGCTCGACGCGATGGAAAATCCCTACACGCTGCCCGACGCGCTCGCGCAACAACTTGGCGCGCACCTCGCGGGCGTCGCGCTGAACCGTTACCCCGCGCCGCGCCCGGCGGAACTCATCGCGAAGCTCAAGCGCGCAATGCACGTTCCGGCTGCGTGCGACGTGCTGCTCGGCAACGGCTCGGACGAGTTGATCAGCATGATGTCGGTCGCGTGTTCGAAGCCGGGCGCAAAAGTCGTCGCACCGGTGCCAGGCTTCGTCATGTATCAACTGTCGGCGGCGTTCGCGCATCTCGAATTTATCGGCGTGCCGCTTAATGCCGATTTCACCCTGAACGCCGACGCGCTGATCGCCGCCGTTGACGAACACGCGCCCGCGCTCGTCTATCTTGCGTATCCGAACAATCCGACCGGCACGCGCTACGACGACGCCGACATCGAACGCGTGATCGCGGCGGCGACAGAAAGTCTCGTCGTGATCGACGAGGCGTACCAGCCCTTCGCCGAGAGAACGTGGATGCCGCGCGCCGCGGAGTTCGATAACGTCGTCGTCATGCGCACGGTGTCGAAGCTCGGCCTCGCGGGCATCCGCCTCGGTTACATGGCCGGTTCGCCCGCGTGGATCGCGCAGTTCGACAAGGTGCGCCCGCCGTACAACATCAACGTGCTGACGCAGGCCACCGCCGATTTCCTGCTCGATCATCTCGACCTGCTGGACGCGCAAGCCGCCGCGCTGCGCGAGGCGCGGGCCGACCTGGCGCGTGAAGTCGCCGCGCTGCCCGGTATGACGGTCTATCCAAGCGCGGGCAACTTCCTGCTCGTGCGCGTACCCGACGCGGCGCTCGCGTTCGAAACCCTGCTGACTTCGCGGGTTTTGGTGAAAAACGTGAGTAAAATGCATCCGTTGCTTACGAATTGCGTGCGTTTGACGGTCGGAACGGCCGAAGAGAACGCGCAGATGCTCGCGGCGCTGAGAAAGCTCGCGCCCAACTGA
- the hisD gene encoding histidinol dehydrogenase produces the protein MSIKIRKLDSSTDGFQKALRAVLAFEASEDEAIERAVAQILADVKARGDEAVLEYTNKFDRLKADSVAALELPASEMEAALEGLEPKRRAALEAAAARVRGYHEKQRIECGSHSWQYTEADGTVLGQKVTPLDRAGIYVPGGKAAYPSSVLMNAIPARVAGVKEIVMVVPTPDGVKNPLVLAAALLGGVDRVFTIGGAQAVGALAYGTQTVPAVDKICGPGNAYVASAKRRVFGTVGIDMIAGPSEILVICDATTDPRWVAMDLFSQAEHDELAQSILLCPDAAFIQRVEDAIVELLPAMPRRDVIQRSLEDRGALIKVKDMAEACAIANDIAPEHLEISALDPHQWAAQIHNAGAMFLGRYTSESLGDYCAGPNHVLPTSRTARFSSPLGVYDFMKRSSVIEVSSDGAQTLGEIAAELAYGEGLQAHAKSAEYRMKNVG, from the coding sequence ATGTCTATCAAGATTCGTAAGCTCGATTCCAGCACCGATGGTTTTCAAAAGGCGCTGCGCGCGGTGCTCGCGTTCGAAGCGAGCGAGGACGAAGCCATCGAGCGCGCCGTCGCGCAGATTCTCGCGGACGTGAAAGCGCGCGGCGACGAAGCCGTGCTCGAATACACGAACAAGTTCGATCGCCTGAAAGCGGACAGCGTCGCGGCGCTCGAATTGCCCGCGTCCGAGATGGAAGCCGCGCTGGAAGGTCTGGAGCCGAAGCGCCGCGCGGCGCTCGAAGCGGCGGCGGCGCGCGTGCGCGGCTATCACGAAAAACAGCGCATCGAATGCGGCAGCCATAGCTGGCAGTACACCGAAGCCGACGGCACCGTGCTCGGCCAGAAGGTGACGCCGCTCGACCGCGCGGGCATCTACGTGCCGGGCGGCAAGGCGGCGTATCCGTCGTCGGTGCTGATGAACGCGATTCCGGCGCGCGTCGCGGGCGTGAAGGAAATCGTGATGGTCGTGCCCACGCCGGATGGCGTGAAGAATCCGCTCGTGCTCGCGGCCGCGCTGCTCGGCGGCGTGGATCGCGTGTTCACCATCGGCGGCGCGCAGGCTGTCGGCGCGCTCGCGTACGGCACGCAGACCGTGCCGGCTGTCGACAAGATTTGCGGTCCGGGCAACGCGTATGTGGCGTCGGCGAAGCGTCGCGTGTTCGGAACCGTCGGCATCGACATGATCGCGGGACCATCCGAGATTCTCGTGATTTGCGACGCGACTACCGATCCGCGCTGGGTCGCGATGGACCTGTTCTCGCAAGCCGAACACGACGAACTCGCGCAATCCATTCTGCTGTGCCCCGACGCGGCGTTCATTCAGCGCGTCGAGGACGCCATCGTCGAACTGCTTCCCGCGATGCCGCGGCGCGACGTCATCCAGCGCTCGCTCGAAGACCGCGGCGCGCTCATCAAGGTGAAAGACATGGCCGAAGCCTGCGCCATCGCCAACGACATCGCGCCGGAGCATCTGGAGATTTCCGCGCTGGACCCGCATCAGTGGGCCGCGCAGATTCACAACGCTGGCGCGATGTTCCTCGGCCGCTACACGAGCGAAAGCCTCGGCGACTACTGCGCCGGGCCGAATCACGTGCTGCCGACTTCGCGGACCGCTCGCTTTTCGTCGCCGCTCGGCGTCTACGACTTCATGAAGCGTTCGAGCGTCATCGAAGTGAGTTCGGACGGCGCGCAGACATTGGGCGAAATCGCGGCGGAACTCGCGTATGGCGAGGGCTTGCAGGCGCACGCGAAGAGCGCCGAATACCGGATGAAAAACGTCGGCTGA
- the hisG gene encoding ATP phosphoribosyltransferase → MSSLPQTSSSVEASAPLTLALSKGRIFEETVPLLAAAGVQVAEDPESSRKLILPTTNPNLRVIIVRATDVPTYVEYGAADFGVAGKDVLIEHGGGGLYQPVDLNIARCRMSVAVKSGFDYANAVRQGARLRVATKYTETAREHFAAKGVHVDLIKLYGSMELAPLVGLADAIVDLVSSGGTLRANNLVEVEEIMQISSRLVVNQAALKLKRAALKPYLDAFERASAATNN, encoded by the coding sequence AGCGCGCCGCTCACGCTCGCGCTCTCGAAAGGGCGTATCTTCGAGGAAACGGTGCCGCTGCTCGCGGCAGCCGGCGTGCAGGTCGCCGAAGATCCGGAAAGCTCGCGCAAGCTGATTCTTCCGACCACGAACCCGAACCTGCGCGTGATCATCGTGCGCGCGACCGACGTGCCGACGTACGTCGAATACGGCGCGGCGGATTTCGGCGTGGCGGGCAAGGACGTGCTGATCGAGCATGGCGGCGGCGGTCTGTATCAGCCGGTGGATCTGAACATTGCGCGCTGCCGGATGTCGGTGGCCGTGAAGTCGGGCTTCGACTACGCGAACGCGGTGCGCCAGGGCGCGCGGCTGCGCGTCGCGACGAAATACACCGAGACGGCGCGCGAACACTTCGCGGCGAAGGGCGTCCACGTCGATCTGATCAAGCTGTACGGTTCGATGGAACTCGCGCCGCTCGTCGGCCTCGCGGATGCGATCGTCGATCTGGTGAGCTCCGGCGGCACGCTGCGCGCGAACAACCTGGTCGAGGTCGAAGAGATCATGCAGATTTCGTCGCGACTGGTGGTGAATCAGGCGGCGCTCAAGTTGAAGCGCGCGGCGCTGAAGCCCTATCTCGACGCGTTCGAGCGTGCCTCGGCAGCAACGAACAACTAG